DNA sequence from the Treponema sp. OMZ 838 genome:
CTGCTTCTTCATAACGCCGGGACGCACGGTTGCAATCTGCGGGCGGAAGCGGGGGCATACAATCGTTGCCATCAAGTGACCGCCGAACGCCGGACGGGTCATCTTCAAGTTTGTGTTTACCTTAAAGGGTGTCTTTTCGACATCCATCGTCGAGCTGGTGCGGAGGAATTCCTTGTATTTTTCAGTATCGACATCGAGGTGCGTGGTGTCGGCGGTCAATCCGGTATGGAGCCGTGCGGCACAGCGGGGACCTAAGTCGCGTCCGATGGTTGTTGCACCGATTAAGAAAACTTCCGGTTTTTTATCCCGTACCAATGCGGTAATCACTTTTGTATACGCATCGGTTGTATAATCGGCAAGAAGATCGTGCTCGCAGTAGTACACCTTGTCGGCGCCGTAACCGCCGAGATTCTTTAACGCATCTTCTTTAATACCTTTTCCAAGTACAACGCCGCAGAGTTCGCCCTTTAATTCATCGGCGAGCTTCCGGCCTTCGCTCAATAATTCAAACGAGGTGTTGAGGATTTCTCCGTTGCGCTGTTCACAAAATACCCACACGCCTTTGAAGGCTTCAGTGTCTTTGCTATCGTAAGCCATTTGTACATTCTCCTCCTTCATTAAATGATATGTTTTTCTGCCAGCATACCGACGAGCTTTTCACAAGCGGCTTTGTCGGCGCCTTCCATCATCGTACCGGCGCCTTTTTGCGGCGGGGTAAAGGACTTGTATACGTTTGTCGGAGAACCTTCCAAACCGATCGTATCTTTATCGATGAGCGGGTCGTCCTTTAAGGTTTCATAATTGTATACCTCATACGGCTTTGAGTAGCATTCCATAATACCGCTGACGCTCATATAGCGCGGTTCGTTCAGCTCTTTGATACAGGTGATAAGACAGGGTGTCTTTACCTTGAGCATCATGTAGCCGTCTTCGAGCATACGCTTTACTATCAGCGCGTTGCCTTCTTTTTTAATATCAGCTGCGTAGGTGATCTGCGGCAGCTCGAGTTTTTCAGCGATCTGCGGGCCTACCTGTGCGGTGTCCCCATCGATTGCCTGCCGTCCGCAGAATACAACATCTTCCGGCCCGACACCGACGCGGCGTACAGCTGCTGCCAAGATCTGACTGGTAGCATACGTGTCACTTCCGCCGAACTCACGGCTGGAAACCAGTACCGCCTTGTCAACGCCACGCGCCAACAGCTCACGGAGCATGCTCTCTGCAGGGGGCGGCCCCATCGAAATAGCGACAACTTCACAGCCGGTTTGATCTTTCAGCTGCAGCGCCGCTTCGATTGCATTTAAGTCATCGGGGTTGGTGATGGTCATCATCGAAGCGCGGTCAAGCTGCCCGTTTTCTTTGACGGCAACTTTTCCGGATGTATCGGGAACTTGTTTTACACAAACAATAGCTTTCATCTGTTCTTGTCCTCCTTAATTGACGCCGAGGTTTGCGGCAATAACCATGCGCTGAACTTCGCTCGTGCCTTCGTAAATTTCCGTAATCTTTGCGTCGCGCATCATCCGCTCGATCGGGTAGTCGCGGGTATAGCCGTATCCGCCGAAGAGCTGTAAACAGCGGCGGGTTACATCGCTTGCAACTTCCGCAGCGACGAGCTTTGCCATTGCCGCTTCTACAGAATAACGGATATTGGGATTCTCATTGGCCGCTTGTTTTTTGCAAGCTGCTGCATAGACAAGATACTGTGCACCCTGCGTACGGGCAGCCATATCGGCAATCTGGAACTGGGTGTTCTGCTGCTGGCTGATGCGCTTTCCGAACTGGACACGCTCTTTTGTATATTTGATGGTTTCTTCGATAGCACCTTCCGCAATACCGAGCGCCTGTGCTGCAATACCGATACGTCCGCCGTCAAGGGTTGTCATCGCGATAATGAAGCCGCGCCCCTGTACGCCGAGGAGGTTTTCTTTCGGTACGATGCAGTCTTCAAAGACCAATTCGCAGGTTGAAGAACCGCGGATACCCATTTTCTTTTCATGCTTACCGATGGAGAATCCGGGGAAACCGCGCTCTACGATAAATGCGCTGATTTCTTTTACGGAGCGGCCTTTTTTATCTTTTACCGTGCCGGTTACCGCGATAACGATAAAGACG
Encoded proteins:
- the acrA gene encoding acryloyl-CoA reductase electron transfer subunit beta; translated protein: MAYDSKDTEAFKGVWVFCEQRNGEILNTSFELLSEGRKLADELKGELCGVVLGKGIKEDALKNLGGYGADKVYYCEHDLLADYTTDAYTKVITALVRDKKPEVFLIGATTIGRDLGPRCAARLHTGLTADTTHLDVDTEKYKEFLRTSSTMDVEKTPFKVNTNLKMTRPAFGGHLMATIVCPRFRPQIATVRPGVMKKQDFDSAKAAKTIVEKPKVELSKADISVDILEIKKTAKNIVDLIGANVVVSVGRGIGKDPKAGIKLAEDLAQALGGVVGASRAVVDSGWMDANHQVGQTGKTVHPHIYVAVGISGAIQHLAGMQDSEYIIAVNKNADAPIFGVADYGIAGDLFKVLPMLTEAVKAAKGSL
- the acrB gene encoding acryloyl-CoA reductase electron transfer subunit gamma, whose product is MKAIVCVKQVPDTSGKVAVKENGQLDRASMMTITNPDDLNAIEAALQLKDQTGCEVVAISMGPPPAESMLRELLARGVDKAVLVSSREFGGSDTYATSQILAAAVRRVGVGPEDVVFCGRQAIDGDTAQVGPQIAEKLELPQITYAADIKKEGNALIVKRMLEDGYMMLKVKTPCLITCIKELNEPRYMSVSGIMECYSKPYEVYNYETLKDDPLIDKDTIGLEGSPTNVYKSFTPPQKGAGTMMEGADKAACEKLVGMLAEKHII
- a CDS encoding acyl-CoA dehydrogenase, with product MDFTLSREQLMAQQLFRDFAQNEVKPIAAEVDEEEKFPEENVKKMAKLGFFGIPVPKQYGGQGADVLTYAMCVEEMSKVCGTTGVIISAHTSLCIDPILHFGTEAQKMKYVPDLASGKKIGAFGLTEPGAGTDAQGQQTTAVLDGDHWVLNGSKIFITNAGYADVFIVIAVTGTVKDKKGRSVKEISAFIVERGFPGFSIGKHEKKMGIRGSSTCELVFEDCIVPKENLLGVQGRGFIIAMTTLDGGRIGIAAQALGIAEGAIEETIKYTKERVQFGKRISQQQNTQFQIADMAARTQGAQYLVYAAACKKQAANENPNIRYSVEAAMAKLVAAEVASDVTRRCLQLFGGYGYTRDYPIERMMRDAKITEIYEGTSEVQRMVIAANLGVN